CGATGAAGGTGACCGCACCCTGGGCAGCGATCAATGCCTCCACAGGCAAACGATGGTGATCTGCGTAGGGAATTTCCAGCACCTTAGCCGGCTGCATCTCGGCAAGGGTTTTGTACAGCACATAGGTCGGTGTGGGATAGACCACGGGGCGATCGCTGTCGGCACAGGCCCGCACCAACAGGTTCAACAGTTCATCACTGCCATTGGTGACCATGATCCAATCCATGGGCACGGCAAACACCTGGCTCACCGCTTGGCGAAAATCGTCGGCGTAGGGCGTAGGGTAGCGCCGCAGCCATTCGCTGTCCAAAGTCTGCAAAACCGCGATCGCCTCTGGAGAGGGCGGGTAGGGGTTTTCGTTGGTATTCAACTTAATCACCGGGGTGCCCGGTCGGGGCTGTTCCCCAGGAATGTATCCAGTCATGGCCGCAACCGCTGGCCGAAAATAGCTGCTCATAGCACTCACCAAAACAAAAGGGGCTAGAATTCCCCAACGCTCTTTATCATAGCGGGGAAGGCGATCGCGATTAAATGCCTTGTTTCCTGACCTGCAGCTCCACCTTGGTCATGACCGGCCGCTCACCATAGCTCCCTGTCCCCGTCTGACGCTAGAATCAGGGTCGCAGCCATCACTCTGGTGCTGGTCTTTGTTCAAGTACTCTTTATGCAAGCGGCGCACCGTGGATGATTTTTTAAAGGGAACCAACCTCTACCTGGTCGGCATGATGGGTGCTGGCAAAAGTACCCTGGGCAAGATTTTGGCCCATGACCTCGGCTACCGCTTTGCCGACACGGACGCGGTGATCGAGCAGGCGGCCGGACAGCCCATCTCCGCTATCTTTGCCCAAGATGGGGAATCGGCTTTCCGTGCCCTAGAAACCGAAGTGTTGGGTCAGCTCGCCAGCTACACCCGCATGGCGA
This genomic window from Candidatus Obscuribacterales bacterium contains:
- a CDS encoding aminotransferase class I/II-fold pyridoxal phosphate-dependent enzyme, producing the protein MSSYFRPAVAAMTGYIPGEQPRPGTPVIKLNTNENPYPPSPEAIAVLQTLDSEWLRRYPTPYADDFRQAVSQVFAVPMDWIMVTNGSDELLNLLVRACADSDRPVVYPTPTYVLYKTLAEMQPAKVLEIPYADHHRLPVEALIAAQGAVTFI